A stretch of the Saccharolobus caldissimus genome encodes the following:
- a CDS encoding CRISPR-associated DxTHG motif protein — protein sequence MKRVIIVSLWGNVGDWKKTKYYIDYNEIKCSSTEKVNVGKPTKSTTALLYEVYRQICGEENVKPVIILPYSLILNDEKFRKELEKVNSLELSSKDLEKGLKQWIEEQAKKDYDDLLLNNLINNAEFIYIVGPLTYYKTSNKSFNMLEQLDEQKITSAESKILFRKSEKILNVIETMIIKGLYEILMKSNSNKYSEIEVVVDVTHGLNFYIPSFINGVKIATSLLAVNKIIRKEEIKKISISIYGSSPVSKEPIVSSENISASIYNLADIIIAKKEDDVMENLSFSLLQSEIMNELLTSTNYKALIKKYRTISYFSIGVIPWAIYYSKRSSNKELFDKNIDIQFKIKKKNNDIFISYKTKISENNIEKALILEILLSKILNEIETEDDGQWLCCTFDTLNFLAENILVTPYTDLLKDQLNMDEIDKFFEKVNEKTYQNKNDRLKEEVMLDPFHWDEFKRNFIAHAGLSKDNVGIVKIYLKDKKVCLNKKLE from the coding sequence ATGAAAAGAGTGATAATAGTATCATTATGGGGCAACGTAGGAGATTGGAAGAAAACGAAGTATTATATAGATTACAACGAAATAAAGTGTAGTAGCACAGAAAAAGTTAACGTTGGTAAGCCTACTAAATCTACTACTGCACTTCTTTATGAGGTTTATAGACAAATTTGCGGTGAAGAGAACGTTAAGCCAGTGATTATATTGCCTTACTCCTTAATTTTAAATGATGAAAAATTCAGAAAAGAACTCGAAAAAGTTAACAGTTTAGAATTGAGCTCTAAAGATCTAGAAAAAGGACTTAAGCAGTGGATTGAGGAGCAAGCAAAAAAAGATTATGACGATCTATTACTAAATAATCTTATTAATAATGCCGAATTCATTTACATAGTAGGTCCTCTTACATACTATAAGACTAGTAATAAATCCTTTAATATGTTAGAACAGCTTGATGAGCAAAAAATAACTAGTGCAGAATCAAAAATCCTTTTCAGAAAAAGCGAGAAAATACTTAACGTTATTGAGACAATGATAATAAAAGGGTTGTATGAGATCTTAATGAAAAGCAATTCTAATAAATACAGCGAGATAGAGGTAGTAGTTGATGTTACACATGGGTTAAATTTCTACATACCTAGTTTTATAAACGGCGTAAAAATTGCTACTTCACTTTTAGCTGTGAATAAGATTATACGAAAAGAGGAAATTAAAAAAATATCGATAAGTATTTATGGGAGTTCTCCCGTTTCTAAAGAACCTATAGTTAGCTCAGAAAACATTTCAGCCAGCATATATAATCTAGCTGATATCATTATAGCTAAGAAGGAAGACGATGTAATGGAAAACCTATCCTTTTCTTTACTTCAATCAGAGATAATGAATGAATTATTAACAAGTACGAATTATAAAGCACTAATTAAAAAATATAGGACAATATCCTATTTTTCTATAGGAGTTATTCCATGGGCTATATATTATTCTAAAAGATCCTCAAATAAAGAACTTTTTGATAAAAATATAGATATACAATTTAAAATTAAAAAGAAAAATAATGATATTTTCATTTCTTATAAAACAAAAATTTCCGAGAATAATATAGAAAAAGCTCTAATACTCGAAATATTACTCAGTAAAATTTTAAACGAGATTGAAACTGAGGATGACGGTCAGTGGTTATGTTGTACATTCGATACTCTTAACTTTTTAGCAGAGAATATTTTAGTTACACCCTATACGGATCTACTTAAAGACCAATTAAATATGGATGAAATAGACAAATTCTTTGAAAAGGTTAATGAAAAAACCTATCAGAATAAAAACGATAGATTGAAAGAAGAAGTCATGCTTGATCCTTTTCACTGGGACGAATTTAAGAGAAACTTTATAGCTCATGCTGGGTTATCTAAAGACAATGTAGGTATTGTGAAAATCTATCTAAAAGATAAGAAAGTCTGTTTAAATAAAAAGCTTGAGTAA
- a CDS encoding AAA family ATPase, protein MTVKIEKIIVKDFLGIESAEIELSKPVILYGPNGGGKSSIINAVLKFLKDELIISDNEKRGDNAKLELYYNNNVIEIPSTRYLKGILKDIKYCHITAFNVECNTRFLNNWHFNTDTIITDARLGEIFRKVLRDYVSDPEQNIEFEDFYYDSVRINKKWIPFKNLSYGQKRFLALNLVIELLKSDLIDIGLIEDFDASLHVDFIVNFIENLPTDKSILIETHSAIGLVRAFKQGFNVYYVAGGKVNKISDLRRDAPLLSRELEVVTRV, encoded by the coding sequence ATGACAGTAAAGATTGAGAAAATTATCGTTAAAGATTTTTTAGGGATAGAGTCTGCTGAGATAGAATTATCAAAGCCTGTAATACTTTATGGTCCTAATGGAGGAGGCAAGAGTTCGATTATTAATGCCGTACTTAAATTTTTAAAAGATGAGCTAATAATATCTGATAATGAAAAAAGAGGAGACAATGCTAAGTTAGAATTATACTATAACAATAATGTAATCGAAATACCGAGTACACGATATCTTAAAGGTATACTTAAAGATATAAAGTATTGTCATATAACCGCATTTAATGTCGAATGTAATACTCGATTTTTAAATAACTGGCACTTTAACACTGATACTATAATTACTGATGCTAGGCTGGGAGAAATCTTCCGTAAAGTTTTACGGGATTACGTTTCAGATCCGGAACAAAATATCGAGTTTGAGGACTTCTATTATGATAGTGTAAGGATTAATAAAAAGTGGATTCCGTTTAAGAATTTAAGTTACGGTCAGAAAAGATTCCTTGCACTTAACCTCGTTATAGAATTATTAAAGAGTGATCTAATAGACATAGGATTAATAGAGGACTTTGACGCATCTTTGCACGTTGATTTTATTGTTAACTTTATAGAAAATTTACCAACAGATAAAAGTATCTTAATTGAAACACATTCAGCAATTGGATTGGTAAGGGCGTTCAAACAAGGATTTAATGTATATTATGTAGCTGGAGGTAAAGTAAACAAAATAAGCGATCTTAGAAGGGATGCTCCATTACTATCTAGAGAATTAGAGGTTGTAACCAGAGTATGA
- the cmr4 gene encoding type III-B CRISPR module RAMP protein Cmr4 — protein MDSLFLFIYSLTPVHAGIGRQIDEYVDIPVQRDEFDIPVIWSSSIRGSLGNNFPNLKKLLGIRDNKSFSESEISVLDARLFLIPARTLYGIWIYVTSPHLLTYYSIYNEILNKNSPITINPIPLTTNDKTIIFENDKAYINEILFDKVKVEESLKNLFNLLPEELIKKDLPKTSVFVTDDSVVRDVINRSLIIQYRVKLKENEKSIDEGPWTEEFIPMFTIFVSGIICKSNCEAVKETINGKSIIIGGKESLGKSLVKLYVK, from the coding sequence GTGGACAGTTTATTTTTATTCATATACTCATTAACGCCAGTACACGCTGGTATAGGTAGGCAGATAGATGAGTATGTCGACATACCCGTTCAGAGAGATGAGTTTGATATACCAGTTATATGGTCGTCAAGCATAAGGGGATCTTTAGGAAATAATTTCCCAAATCTCAAAAAACTGCTGGGTATTAGGGACAATAAATCGTTTTCGGAATCCGAAATTTCAGTCCTAGATGCAAGGTTGTTTCTGATCCCAGCTAGAACTTTATATGGCATATGGATATATGTAACTTCCCCTCATTTACTCACATACTACTCCATTTATAACGAAATTCTTAATAAAAACTCACCTATAACTATTAATCCTATTCCATTAACTACTAATGATAAAACGATTATTTTCGAGAACGATAAGGCTTATATAAATGAGATATTATTTGATAAGGTTAAAGTTGAGGAGAGTCTGAAAAATCTTTTTAATCTCCTACCAGAGGAGTTAATAAAAAAAGATTTGCCAAAGACTTCAGTATTTGTTACTGACGATAGTGTTGTGAGGGATGTTATCAATAGAAGTCTAATAATCCAGTATAGAGTTAAGCTAAAGGAAAATGAAAAAAGTATTGATGAGGGACCTTGGACTGAAGAGTTCATCCCGATGTTTACAATATTTGTTAGTGGTATAATATGTAAGAGCAATTGCGAAGCAGTTAAAGAAACTATTAACGGTAAGAGTATAATAATTGGCGGAAAGGAAAGTTTAGGCAAAAGTCTGGTGAAATTATATGTTAAATGA
- the cmr5 gene encoding type III-B CRISPR module-associated protein Cmr5, protein MLNDLIVNFSHEIIKSILSFNNSDINRSFRERCRTLLTNIYYNGLYYTFLYTSARSKGLTFSSLLSVCEVSLDSIIANKEDSKPEEMSYALYGDYLVCLLYKLGLIPHNTLQDKDELLKVLKENDLTFTKITYEGAKIIKLLAEAMIK, encoded by the coding sequence ATGTTAAATGATCTAATTGTAAACTTCTCCCATGAAATCATCAAATCTATTCTTTCTTTTAATAACAGTGATATAAATAGATCCTTCAGAGAAAGGTGTAGAACATTGTTAACAAACATATATTATAACGGGCTTTATTACACCTTTCTCTATACATCTGCTAGGTCTAAAGGCTTAACTTTCTCGTCACTATTAAGTGTATGTGAAGTTTCGTTAGATTCGATTATAGCTAATAAGGAAGATTCAAAACCAGAAGAGATGTCTTATGCATTATACGGAGATTACTTAGTTTGCTTACTGTATAAGCTAGGACTAATCCCTCATAATACGTTACAAGATAAGGATGAATTACTTAAAGTACTAAAGGAAAATGATCTAACGTTTACTAAAATAACTTATGAGGGGGCTAAGATTATTAAGCTACTAGCAGAGGCAATGATTAAGTGA